From a region of the Dehalococcoidia bacterium genome:
- a CDS encoding glucose 1-dehydrogenase produces MNDRLAGKVALVTGGGSGIGRAICLRFASEGARVAVSDINEDAAKDVAAAAADVGGAAIADRTDTSDEAQVKAALQHTIDEFGTIDILVNNAGVGGGVPWDKMIAINLSGVYYGLLHGAEAMAARGGGSIVNMSSMLGLISIPMPPADGYTAAKHGVVGLTKHFATNYGLRGVRVNCINPGWIKTAMTDPLATAPEFMTYMEQHAALGRMGKPEEVANVALFLASDEASFVTGASFVVDGGWTAR; encoded by the coding sequence ATGAACGATAGGCTCGCCGGCAAGGTCGCACTCGTCACCGGCGGCGGTTCCGGGATCGGCCGCGCGATCTGCTTGCGCTTCGCATCGGAAGGCGCCCGAGTCGCCGTCTCCGACATCAACGAGGACGCCGCGAAGGACGTCGCCGCCGCGGCCGCCGACGTCGGCGGCGCCGCGATCGCCGACCGCACCGATACGTCGGACGAAGCGCAGGTGAAAGCCGCGCTCCAGCACACCATCGACGAGTTCGGCACGATCGACATCCTGGTGAACAACGCCGGCGTCGGCGGCGGCGTGCCGTGGGACAAGATGATCGCGATCAACCTCAGTGGCGTCTACTACGGCCTCCTCCACGGCGCCGAGGCGATGGCCGCGCGCGGCGGCGGCTCGATCGTCAACATGTCGTCGATGCTCGGGCTGATCTCGATCCCCATGCCGCCCGCCGATGGCTATACCGCCGCAAAGCACGGCGTCGTCGGACTGACGAAGCACTTCGCGACGAACTACGGCCTGCGCGGCGTCCGCGTCAACTGCATCAACCCCGGCTGGATCAAGACCGCCATGACGGATCCGCTCGCCACGGCGCCAGAGTTCATGACCTACATGGAGCAGCACGCCGCCCTCGGCCGCATGGGCAAGCCCGAAGAGGTGGCCAACGTCGCGCTCTT